In one Blastocatellia bacterium genomic region, the following are encoded:
- a CDS encoding phosphoesterase, which produces MKVKVLFHNNCFDGIASAAVFSRFYRECINAQAEFGYGGLMHKAGQLFEDTLFDGDENAIVDFKYSSSEKLTWWFDHHESAFLTPEDEAHFRRDRSGRKFLNPDYKSCTKFIADTTAARFGFDSTPLEELIRWADIIDGAQYASPQAAVSVEEPAMKLLLVIEAGRDGRLPEKLIRALQYTSLADVAAQPEIVALFEPLYERHLKALEVIGRIARCEGNVVFFDISDYDLEGYNKFIPYYLFPQATYSIGVSRSPVRAKISVGSNPWAPNPRRHNLAKICERYGGGGHAAVAAISYAPDQLELARRVAARIVTELQTTEGETTPTDQNPQMKGHD; this is translated from the coding sequence ATGAAAGTCAAAGTTCTCTTTCACAACAACTGCTTCGATGGGATTGCCTCGGCGGCTGTCTTCTCTCGCTTCTATCGGGAGTGCATCAATGCGCAGGCCGAGTTCGGGTACGGCGGCCTCATGCACAAGGCCGGGCAGTTGTTCGAGGATACGCTGTTCGACGGCGATGAAAACGCCATCGTGGACTTCAAGTACAGTAGCTCGGAGAAGCTCACCTGGTGGTTCGATCATCACGAAAGCGCCTTCCTCACGCCCGAGGATGAAGCTCACTTTCGCCGGGATCGAAGCGGGAGAAAATTCCTCAACCCCGATTATAAATCCTGCACCAAGTTCATCGCCGATACGACCGCAGCGCGATTTGGATTCGATAGCACCCCCCTGGAGGAATTGATTCGCTGGGCCGACATCATTGATGGAGCGCAGTATGCCAGTCCGCAGGCGGCTGTGAGCGTCGAGGAACCGGCGATGAAGCTCCTGTTGGTGATCGAAGCCGGGCGCGATGGCCGGCTACCGGAGAAGCTGATTCGCGCCCTGCAGTATACGTCACTGGCCGATGTGGCCGCGCAACCGGAGATCGTCGCCTTGTTCGAGCCTCTGTATGAACGGCACCTGAAAGCCCTGGAAGTGATCGGTCGTATCGCCCGCTGTGAGGGAAACGTCGTTTTCTTCGACATCAGCGACTACGATCTGGAAGGCTACAACAAATTCATCCCCTATTATCTCTTTCCCCAGGCGACCTACAGCATCGGGGTGAGCCGTTCCCCGGTGCGGGCCAAAATCTCCGTTGGTTCCAATCCCTGGGCGCCGAATCCGCGCCGACACAATCTGGCGAAAATTTGCGAGCGGTATGGTGGCGGAGGTCACGCCGCCGTCGCCGCCATCTCCTATGCGCCGGACCAACTGGAGCTGGCGCGGCGCGTGGCGGCCCGGATCGTCACCGAATTACAGACGACGGAAGGAGAAACTACTCCCACCGATCAGAACCCACAGATGAAGGGCCACGACTGA